A single genomic interval of Osmerus eperlanus chromosome 14, fOsmEpe2.1, whole genome shotgun sequence harbors:
- the ptprdb gene encoding protein tyrosine phosphatase receptor type Db isoform X3, with product MQVPTCPTMHSASPGLLLLSFLFFADADSPPRFTRTPEDQTGVQGGVASFVCQATGDPQPKIVWNKKGKKVSNQRFEVIDFDDGSGSVLRIQPLRTPRDEAIYECHASNTAGEITTSTRLNVLREDQLPSGFPTIDMGPQLKVVERSRTATMLCAASGNPDPEITWFKDFLPVNTTNNNGRIKQLRSGALQIELSEESDQGKYECVATNSDGTRYSTPANLPTPTPPSVRRVPPRFSIPPADSEIMPGGSVNITCVAVGSPMPYVKWMLGTEDLTPEDDMPIGRNVLELGDVRQSNNYTCVAMSTLGVIEAVAQIIVKALPKAPGTPVVTERTATSITLTWDSGNPEPVAYYILLHRSKGSEDAYKEIDGIATTRYSVGGLSPYSHYDFRVAAVNTIGRGPASETVEARTSEQAPSSPPRQVRGRMLSTTTAIIHWDEPEEANGQVVGYRVYYTADSTLQVNQWEKQMVRSANFITIQSLTPNKTYYIRVLAFTSVGDGPLSQDLQIIAKTGVPSQPSDFKGEAKSETSILLSWVAPPQSGPDNQITGYELVYRRTDDTEEKKVTFEPSTSYLLKNLKPFSTYTFQLAARSKHGIGAYTNEVSTDTPQTLPAAPPQEVTCSSPSSTGILVSWAPPPEEFQNGVITGYSIQYSITEGENRTSQRVDGIPPESSPYLLEKLEKWTEYGITVRAQTEAGEGPESLQLLVRTEEDVPSGPPRGVEAEALNASAVRVWWRAPAVELQHGQIRGYQVHYVRMNYGEPSGQPLIRDILIDDSQWESDDETQYEVVLTALRADTAYSVSVGAYTAKGDGARSKPQTVCTTMPLPEVPKLTVSTTKEGNTVLQWSRPPSAPTPLLGYRLTYGRADILPPTVVEFPAKENRYTAPDIHKGASYVFRLSARNKMGYGEEAVKEVTMPEDAPSSFPQNILSEGASASSIRLAWKSVPLIEQNGKIIKYTVRYKDINSRGNATEVSVAAPDSSVVLEALMADTVYDVRVCAYTAVGPGPYSPSVQFRTQPLDQVFATNFRVKASMKTSVLLTWEIKDKNPTQPFTILYGKGQSVEVEGKQTQKLITGLEPETQYSFLLTNRANSAGGLQHRVTVVTAPDVLRSKPTLVGKTNADGMVTVQLPPVQTSTIVGGYYVVVVPLRKQRGGKFLKPWEEPDQMNLDEVLKEINRTSVSRALRVRRQASQSEPKAYVTAHFKTLPLEFTLGDGRDYGDFRNRPLQNGQEYVFFVLAMLDLSDNTMYATSPYSDPVTSSDVDPQPIIDEEEGLLWVVGPVLAVIFIVCIVIAILLFKSKPDRKRAEAEGRKGSFPCSKAMSSHHPTDPVELRRINFQTPGYRVSVYRGYRRLSSMACHPPVPMSELEEHVEHLKANDNLKFSQEYESIDPGQQFTWEHSNLEVNKPKNRYANVIAYDHSRVMLSSIEGIPGGDYINANYIDGYRRQNAYIATQGSLPETFCDFWRLVWEQHTANIIMMTKLEEKSRVKCDQYWPSRGTETYGLIQVTLLDTVELATYSVRTFALYKSGSSEKREVRQFQFTAWPDHGVPEHPTPFLAFLRRVKACNPPDAGPMVVHCSAGVGRTGCFIVIDAMTERIKQEKTLDIYGHVTLMRSQRNYMVQTEDQYVFIHDALLEAVACGNTEVPARNLYAYIQRLTQMEPGENATGMELEFKRLASAMAHTSRFVSANLPCNKFKNRLVNIMPYETTRVCLQPIRGVEGSDYINASFIDGYRQQRAYIATQGPLAETTEDYWRMLWEHNSTIVVMLTKLREMGREKCHQYWPAERSARYQYFVVDPMAEYNMPQYILREFKVTDARDGQSRTVRQFQFTDWPEQGVPKSGEGFIDFIGQVHKTKEQFGQDGPITVHCSAGVGRTGVFITLSIVLERMRYEGVVDIFQTVKMLRTQRPATVQTEDQYQFCYRASLEYLGSFDHYAT from the exons GTGCATTGCAGATTGAACTGAGTGAGGAGTCAGACCAAGGGAAGTACGAGTGCGTTGCTACCAACAGTGATGGGACGCGGTACTCCACTCCAGCTAATCT ccccacccccaccccaccatcaGTGCGTCGAGTTCCGCCTCGTTTCTCCATCCCGCCGGCGGACAGTGAGATCATGCCCGGGGGCAGTGTGAACATCACGTGCGTGGCGGTGGGCTCGCCCATGCCCTACGTCAAGTGGATGCTGGGCACGGAGGACCTGACCCCTGAGGACGACATGCCCATCGGGCGCAACGTCCTGGAGCTGGGCGACGTGCGCCAGTCCAACAACTACACCTGCGTCGCCATGTCCACGCTGGGCGTCATCGAAGCGGTGGCGCAGATCATtgtcaaag ccctgcccAAAGCTCCAGGCACCCCAGTGGTGACGGAAAGAACTGCGACCAGCATCACCCTCACCTGGGACTCTGGAAACCCTGAGCCTGTGGCCTACTACATACTACTG caccGGTCCAAGGGATCGGAGGACGCCTACAAAGAGATCGACGGCATCGCCACCACCCGTTACAGTGTGGGCGGGCTCAGCCCGTACTCCCACTACGACTTCCGCGTGGCCGCCGTCAACACCATCGGCCGCGGCCCCGCCAGCGAGACGGTGGAGGCCCGCACCTCCGAGCAGGCTCCGTCCTCGCCGCCCCGCCAG GTCAGGGGTCGTATGCTGAGCACCACCACAGCCATCATCCACTGGGATGAACCGGAGGAGGCCAACGGGCAGGTGGTGGGATACAGGGTGTACTACACTGCTGACAGCACTCTGCAGGTCAACcag TGGGAGAAGCAGATGGTTCGCAGTGCAAACTTCATCACCATCCAAAGCCTGACCCCCAACAAGACGTACTACATCAGAGTCCTGGCCTTCACCTCTGTAGGGGACGGGCCCCTGTCCCAGGACCTTCAGATCATAGCCAAGACCGGAG ttccatCCCAGCCATCAGACTTTAAGGGAGAGGCCAAATCAGAGACCagcatcctcctctcctgggtGGCCCCACCGCAGAGTGGCCCTGACAACCAGATCACCGGGTACGAGCTGGTGTACCGCCGCACTGACGACACGGAGGAG AAGAAGGTGACCTTTGAACCCTCCACCTCGTACCTCCTGAAGAACCTCAAGCCCTTCTCCACCTACACCTTCCAGCTGGCAGCTCGCAGCAAGCATGGCATCGGGGCCTACACCAACGAGGTGTCCACCGACACGCCCCAGACAC TGCCCGCGGCCCCTCCCCAGGAAGTCACATGTTCTAGCCCCAGTTCCACCGGTATCCTGGTAAGTTGGGCTCCACCCCCTGAGGAGTTCCAGAATGGAGTCATAACGGGATATTCCATCCAGTATTCCATCACGGAGGGGGAGAACCGTACCTCCCAGCGCGTGGACGGAATCCCTCCAGAAAGTTCTCCATACCTCCTGGAAAAACTGGAGAAATGGACCGAATATGGGATAACAGTGCGAGCACAGACGGAGGCCGGAGAAGGACCGGAGAGCTTGCAGCTGCTTGTCCGTACAGAGGAAGATG TTCCCAGCGGCCCTCCACGGGGTGTAGAGGCAGAGGCGCTCAACGCCTCGGCCGTCAGGGTGTGGTGGCGGGCGCCGGCAGTGGAACTCCAGCACGGTCAGATACGGGGGTACCAGGTGCACTACGTCAGGATGAACTACGGAGAGCCCAGTGGACAGCCCCTCATCAGGGACATCCTCATCGATGATTCCCAG TGGGAAAGCGATGACGAGACACAATAC GAGGTGGTTCTGACGGCCTTGCGGGCAGACACGGCGTACTCGGTGTCTGTGGGAGCGTACACCGCCAAGGGAGATGGGGCGAGAAGCAAACCCCAGACTGTTTGCACCACCATGCCAT TGCCGGAGGTGCCCAAACTGACTGTGAGCACCACCAAGGAGGGCAACACCGTGCTCCAGTGGTCCCGCCCGCCCAGcgcacccacccccctcctggggTACCGCCTCACCTACGGCCGAGCGGacatcctcccccccaccgTGGTGGAGTTCCCCGCCAAGGAGAACCGCTACACTGCCCCAGACATCCACAAGGGGGCGAGCTACGTCTTCCGCCTCTCCGCCCGCAACAAGATGGGGTACGGTGAGGAGGCGGTGAAGGAGGTGACCATGCCGGAGGACGCCCCCAGCAGCTTCCCCCAAAACATCCTCTCCGAGGGCGCCTCGGCCTCCTCCATCCGGCTGGCGTGGAAGTCCGTCCCCCTGATCGAACAAAACGGGAAGATCATTAAGTACACCGTGCGGTACAAGGACATCAACAGCAGGGGCAACGCCACGGAGGTTAGCGTGGCGGCGCCGGACTCGAGCGTGGTGTTGGAGGCTCTGATGGCCGATACAGTGTATGATGTCAGGGTGTGTGCATACACGGCCGTGGGCCCCGGGCCCTACAGCCCAAGCGTCCAGTTTAGGACCCAACCGCTGGACCAAg TGTTTGCCACCAACTTCCGGGTCAAGGCGTCCATGAAGACCTCTGTCCTGCTGACGTGGGAGATCAAGGACAAGAACCCAACCCAGCCGTTCACT aTCCTGTATGGTAAGGGCCAGAGTGTTGAGGTGGAAGGGAAGCAAACCCAGAAGTTGATAACGGGCCTGGAGCCGGAGACCCAGtactccttcctcctcaccaaCCGGGCCAACAGCGCCGGGGGCCTGCAGCACCGCGTCACGGTCGTGACCGCCCCGGACGTGCTGAGGTCCAAGCCCACGCTGGTGGGGAAGACCAACGCAGACGGCATGGTCACGGTTCAACTCCCCCCCGTCCAGACCAGCACCATAGtcgg GGGTTACTATGTGGTGGTGGTACCATtgaggaagcagagaggagggaagttCCTGAAGCCATGGGAGGAACCTGACCAGATGAACCTGGAcgag gtcCTGAAAGAGATCAACAGGACCAGTGTGAGCCGTGCCCTTCGTGTTCGCAGGcaggccagccaatcagagccaaAGGCTTATGTCACCGCCCACTTTAAGACCCTCCCTCTGGAGTTCACCCTAGGCGATGGCCGTGACTACGGTGACTTCCGGAACCGCCCGCTCCAGAACGGACAGGAGTATGTGTTCTTTGTCCTGGCGATGTTGGACCTGTCTGACAAC ACTATGTACGCCACCAGCCCCTACTCTGACCCCGTGACCTCGTCGGACGTGGATCCCCAACCAATCATtgacgaggaggaggggcttctgtgggtggtgggacCCGTGCTCGCTGTCATTTTCATTGTCTGCATCGTCAtcgccatcctcctcttcaagag CAAACCTGACAG GAAGAGGGCGGAAgccgaggggaggaaggggagtttCCCCTGCAGCAAGGCCATGTCCTCTCACCACCCCACTGACCCTGTGGAGCTACGCAGGATCAACTTCCagaccccag GTTACCGTGTTTCAGTTTACCGCGGCTACCGCCGTCTATCAA GCATGGCGTGCCACCCGCCTGTGCCCATGTCTGAGCTGGAGGAACACGTGGAGCATCTGAAAGCCAACGACAACCTCAAGTTCTCTCAGGAGTACGAG tcGATAGACCCCGGTCAGCAGTTCACATGGGAGCACTCCAACCTGGAGGTCAACAAGCCAAAGAACCGCTACGCTAACGTCATTGCATACGACCACTCCCGCGTCATGCTCTCCAGCATCGAGG GCATCCCGGGAGGTGACTACATCAACGCCAACTACATCGATGGCTACCGGCGCCAGAACGCTTACATCGCCACGCAGGGCTCTCTGCCAGAGACGTTCTGCGACTTCTGGCGTCTGGTGTGGGAGCAGCACACAGCCAACATCATCATGATGACCAAGCTAGAGGAGAAGTCACGG gtgAAGTGTGACCAGTACTGGCCCAGCAGAGGTACAGAGACCTACGGCCTCATCCAGGTCACCCTGCTGGACACGGTGGAGCTAGCCACCTACTCCGTCAGGACCTTCGCTCtctataag AGTGGCTCCAGTGAGAAGCGAGAGGTACGTCAGTTCCAGTTCACAGCCTGGCCGGACCATGGCGTGCCCGAGCACCCCACTCCCTTCCTGGCCTTCCTGCGCAGGGTGAAGGCCTGTAACCCTCCAGACGCCGGGCCCATGGTAGTCCACTGCAG TGCCGGCGTGGGCCGCACTGGCTGCTTCATCGTCATCGACGCCATGACGGAGCGCATCAAGCAGGAGAAGACGCTGGACATCTACGGTCACGTGACCCTGATGCGCTCGCAGCGGAACTACATGGTGCAGACGGAGGACCAGTACGTCTTCATTCACGACGCCCTGCTGGAGGCGGTTGCCTGCGGCAACACTGAGGTGCCCGCACGCAACCTCTACGCCTACATCCAGCGGCTGACCCAGATGGAGCCCGGCGAGAACGCCACGGGCATGGAGCTGGAGTTcaag CGATTGGCCAGTGCGATGGCGCACACCTCCCGCTTTGTGAGCGCCAACCTGCCCTGCAACAAGTTCAAGAACCGGTTGGTCAACATCATGCCCTATGAGACCACCCGAGTCtgtctgcagccaatcagaggggtggagggctcaGACTACATCAATGCCAGCTTCATAGACGGATACAG gcaacAGAGGGCCTATATTGCTACCCAGGGTCCACTGGCAGAGACTACAGAGGACTACTGGCGGATGCTCTGGGAACACAACTCCACCATCGTAGTCATGCTCACCAAGCTGAGGGAGATGGGACGg gagaaGTGTCACCAGTACTGGCCAGCTGAGCGCTCAGCACGATACCAGTACTTTGTGGTGGACCCAATGGCAGAGTACAACATGCCCCAGTACATCCTTCGAGAGTTCAAAGTCACTGAtgccagg GATGGCCAATCACGGACAGTTCGTCAGTTTCAGTTCACTGATTGGCCAGAGCAAGGAGTGCCAAAGTCAGGCGAGGGATTCATTGATTTCATTGGCCAAGTGCACAAAACGAAAGAGCAGTTTGGCCAGGATGGGCCAATAACAGTGCACTGTAG tgCGGGCGTGGGGAGGACGGGGGTCTTCATCACCCTGAGCATTGTGCTGGAGAGGATGCGCTACGAGGGCGTGGTGGACATCTTCCAGACAGTCAAGATGCTGCGGACCCAGAGACCAGCCACGGTACAGACAGag GACCAGTACCAGTTCTGCTACCGGGCCAGTCTGGAATACCTGGGTAGCTTCGACCACTATGCAACATAG
- the ptprdb gene encoding protein tyrosine phosphatase receptor type Db isoform X1, whose product MQVPTCPTMHSASPGLLLLSFLFFADADSPPRFTRTPEDQTGVQGGVASFVCQATGDPQPKIVWNKKGKKVSNQRFEVIDFDDGSGSVLRIQPLRTPRDEAIYECHASNTAGEITTSTRLNVLREDQLPSGFPTIDMGPQLKVVERSRTATMLCAASGNPDPEITWFKDFLPVNTTNNNGRIKQLRSGGTPIRGALQIELSEESDQGKYECVATNSDGTRYSTPANLPTPTPPSVRRVPPRFSIPPADSEIMPGGSVNITCVAVGSPMPYVKWMLGTEDLTPEDDMPIGRNVLELGDVRQSNNYTCVAMSTLGVIEAVAQIIVKALPKAPGTPVVTERTATSITLTWDSGNPEPVAYYILLHRSKGSEDAYKEIDGIATTRYSVGGLSPYSHYDFRVAAVNTIGRGPASETVEARTSEQAPSSPPRQVRGRMLSTTTAIIHWDEPEEANGQVVGYRVYYTADSTLQVNQWEKQMVRSANFITIQSLTPNKTYYIRVLAFTSVGDGPLSQDLQIIAKTGVPSQPSDFKGEAKSETSILLSWVAPPQSGPDNQITGYELVYRRTDDTEEKKVTFEPSTSYLLKNLKPFSTYTFQLAARSKHGIGAYTNEVSTDTPQTLPAAPPQEVTCSSPSSTGILVSWAPPPEEFQNGVITGYSIQYSITEGENRTSQRVDGIPPESSPYLLEKLEKWTEYGITVRAQTEAGEGPESLQLLVRTEEDVPSGPPRGVEAEALNASAVRVWWRAPAVELQHGQIRGYQVHYVRMNYGEPSGQPLIRDILIDDSQWESDDETQYEVVLTALRADTAYSVSVGAYTAKGDGARSKPQTVCTTMPLPEVPKLTVSTTKEGNTVLQWSRPPSAPTPLLGYRLTYGRADILPPTVVEFPAKENRYTAPDIHKGASYVFRLSARNKMGYGEEAVKEVTMPEDAPSSFPQNILSEGASASSIRLAWKSVPLIEQNGKIIKYTVRYKDINSRGNATEVSVAAPDSSVVLEALMADTVYDVRVCAYTAVGPGPYSPSVQFRTQPLDQVFATNFRVKASMKTSVLLTWEIKDKNPTQPFTILYGKGQSVEVEGKQTQKLITGLEPETQYSFLLTNRANSAGGLQHRVTVVTAPDVLRSKPTLVGKTNADGMVTVQLPPVQTSTIVGGYYVVVVPLRKQRGGKFLKPWEEPDQMNLDEVLKEINRTSVSRALRVRRQASQSEPKAYVTAHFKTLPLEFTLGDGRDYGDFRNRPLQNGQEYVFFVLAMLDLSDNTMYATSPYSDPVTSSDVDPQPIIDEEEGLLWVVGPVLAVIFIVCIVIAILLFKSKPDRKRAEAEGRKGSFPCSKAMSSHHPTDPVELRRINFQTPGYRVSVYRGYRRLSSMACHPPVPMSELEEHVEHLKANDNLKFSQEYESIDPGQQFTWEHSNLEVNKPKNRYANVIAYDHSRVMLSSIEGIPGGDYINANYIDGYRRQNAYIATQGSLPETFCDFWRLVWEQHTANIIMMTKLEEKSRVKCDQYWPSRGTETYGLIQVTLLDTVELATYSVRTFALYKSGSSEKREVRQFQFTAWPDHGVPEHPTPFLAFLRRVKACNPPDAGPMVVHCSAGVGRTGCFIVIDAMTERIKQEKTLDIYGHVTLMRSQRNYMVQTEDQYVFIHDALLEAVACGNTEVPARNLYAYIQRLTQMEPGENATGMELEFKRLASAMAHTSRFVSANLPCNKFKNRLVNIMPYETTRVCLQPIRGVEGSDYINASFIDGYRQQRAYIATQGPLAETTEDYWRMLWEHNSTIVVMLTKLREMGREKCHQYWPAERSARYQYFVVDPMAEYNMPQYILREFKVTDARDGQSRTVRQFQFTDWPEQGVPKSGEGFIDFIGQVHKTKEQFGQDGPITVHCSAGVGRTGVFITLSIVLERMRYEGVVDIFQTVKMLRTQRPATVQTEDQYQFCYRASLEYLGSFDHYAT is encoded by the exons GTGCATTGCAGATTGAACTGAGTGAGGAGTCAGACCAAGGGAAGTACGAGTGCGTTGCTACCAACAGTGATGGGACGCGGTACTCCACTCCAGCTAATCT ccccacccccaccccaccatcaGTGCGTCGAGTTCCGCCTCGTTTCTCCATCCCGCCGGCGGACAGTGAGATCATGCCCGGGGGCAGTGTGAACATCACGTGCGTGGCGGTGGGCTCGCCCATGCCCTACGTCAAGTGGATGCTGGGCACGGAGGACCTGACCCCTGAGGACGACATGCCCATCGGGCGCAACGTCCTGGAGCTGGGCGACGTGCGCCAGTCCAACAACTACACCTGCGTCGCCATGTCCACGCTGGGCGTCATCGAAGCGGTGGCGCAGATCATtgtcaaag ccctgcccAAAGCTCCAGGCACCCCAGTGGTGACGGAAAGAACTGCGACCAGCATCACCCTCACCTGGGACTCTGGAAACCCTGAGCCTGTGGCCTACTACATACTACTG caccGGTCCAAGGGATCGGAGGACGCCTACAAAGAGATCGACGGCATCGCCACCACCCGTTACAGTGTGGGCGGGCTCAGCCCGTACTCCCACTACGACTTCCGCGTGGCCGCCGTCAACACCATCGGCCGCGGCCCCGCCAGCGAGACGGTGGAGGCCCGCACCTCCGAGCAGGCTCCGTCCTCGCCGCCCCGCCAG GTCAGGGGTCGTATGCTGAGCACCACCACAGCCATCATCCACTGGGATGAACCGGAGGAGGCCAACGGGCAGGTGGTGGGATACAGGGTGTACTACACTGCTGACAGCACTCTGCAGGTCAACcag TGGGAGAAGCAGATGGTTCGCAGTGCAAACTTCATCACCATCCAAAGCCTGACCCCCAACAAGACGTACTACATCAGAGTCCTGGCCTTCACCTCTGTAGGGGACGGGCCCCTGTCCCAGGACCTTCAGATCATAGCCAAGACCGGAG ttccatCCCAGCCATCAGACTTTAAGGGAGAGGCCAAATCAGAGACCagcatcctcctctcctgggtGGCCCCACCGCAGAGTGGCCCTGACAACCAGATCACCGGGTACGAGCTGGTGTACCGCCGCACTGACGACACGGAGGAG AAGAAGGTGACCTTTGAACCCTCCACCTCGTACCTCCTGAAGAACCTCAAGCCCTTCTCCACCTACACCTTCCAGCTGGCAGCTCGCAGCAAGCATGGCATCGGGGCCTACACCAACGAGGTGTCCACCGACACGCCCCAGACAC TGCCCGCGGCCCCTCCCCAGGAAGTCACATGTTCTAGCCCCAGTTCCACCGGTATCCTGGTAAGTTGGGCTCCACCCCCTGAGGAGTTCCAGAATGGAGTCATAACGGGATATTCCATCCAGTATTCCATCACGGAGGGGGAGAACCGTACCTCCCAGCGCGTGGACGGAATCCCTCCAGAAAGTTCTCCATACCTCCTGGAAAAACTGGAGAAATGGACCGAATATGGGATAACAGTGCGAGCACAGACGGAGGCCGGAGAAGGACCGGAGAGCTTGCAGCTGCTTGTCCGTACAGAGGAAGATG TTCCCAGCGGCCCTCCACGGGGTGTAGAGGCAGAGGCGCTCAACGCCTCGGCCGTCAGGGTGTGGTGGCGGGCGCCGGCAGTGGAACTCCAGCACGGTCAGATACGGGGGTACCAGGTGCACTACGTCAGGATGAACTACGGAGAGCCCAGTGGACAGCCCCTCATCAGGGACATCCTCATCGATGATTCCCAG TGGGAAAGCGATGACGAGACACAATAC GAGGTGGTTCTGACGGCCTTGCGGGCAGACACGGCGTACTCGGTGTCTGTGGGAGCGTACACCGCCAAGGGAGATGGGGCGAGAAGCAAACCCCAGACTGTTTGCACCACCATGCCAT TGCCGGAGGTGCCCAAACTGACTGTGAGCACCACCAAGGAGGGCAACACCGTGCTCCAGTGGTCCCGCCCGCCCAGcgcacccacccccctcctggggTACCGCCTCACCTACGGCCGAGCGGacatcctcccccccaccgTGGTGGAGTTCCCCGCCAAGGAGAACCGCTACACTGCCCCAGACATCCACAAGGGGGCGAGCTACGTCTTCCGCCTCTCCGCCCGCAACAAGATGGGGTACGGTGAGGAGGCGGTGAAGGAGGTGACCATGCCGGAGGACGCCCCCAGCAGCTTCCCCCAAAACATCCTCTCCGAGGGCGCCTCGGCCTCCTCCATCCGGCTGGCGTGGAAGTCCGTCCCCCTGATCGAACAAAACGGGAAGATCATTAAGTACACCGTGCGGTACAAGGACATCAACAGCAGGGGCAACGCCACGGAGGTTAGCGTGGCGGCGCCGGACTCGAGCGTGGTGTTGGAGGCTCTGATGGCCGATACAGTGTATGATGTCAGGGTGTGTGCATACACGGCCGTGGGCCCCGGGCCCTACAGCCCAAGCGTCCAGTTTAGGACCCAACCGCTGGACCAAg TGTTTGCCACCAACTTCCGGGTCAAGGCGTCCATGAAGACCTCTGTCCTGCTGACGTGGGAGATCAAGGACAAGAACCCAACCCAGCCGTTCACT aTCCTGTATGGTAAGGGCCAGAGTGTTGAGGTGGAAGGGAAGCAAACCCAGAAGTTGATAACGGGCCTGGAGCCGGAGACCCAGtactccttcctcctcaccaaCCGGGCCAACAGCGCCGGGGGCCTGCAGCACCGCGTCACGGTCGTGACCGCCCCGGACGTGCTGAGGTCCAAGCCCACGCTGGTGGGGAAGACCAACGCAGACGGCATGGTCACGGTTCAACTCCCCCCCGTCCAGACCAGCACCATAGtcgg GGGTTACTATGTGGTGGTGGTACCATtgaggaagcagagaggagggaagttCCTGAAGCCATGGGAGGAACCTGACCAGATGAACCTGGAcgag gtcCTGAAAGAGATCAACAGGACCAGTGTGAGCCGTGCCCTTCGTGTTCGCAGGcaggccagccaatcagagccaaAGGCTTATGTCACCGCCCACTTTAAGACCCTCCCTCTGGAGTTCACCCTAGGCGATGGCCGTGACTACGGTGACTTCCGGAACCGCCCGCTCCAGAACGGACAGGAGTATGTGTTCTTTGTCCTGGCGATGTTGGACCTGTCTGACAAC ACTATGTACGCCACCAGCCCCTACTCTGACCCCGTGACCTCGTCGGACGTGGATCCCCAACCAATCATtgacgaggaggaggggcttctgtgggtggtgggacCCGTGCTCGCTGTCATTTTCATTGTCTGCATCGTCAtcgccatcctcctcttcaagag CAAACCTGACAG GAAGAGGGCGGAAgccgaggggaggaaggggagtttCCCCTGCAGCAAGGCCATGTCCTCTCACCACCCCACTGACCCTGTGGAGCTACGCAGGATCAACTTCCagaccccag GTTACCGTGTTTCAGTTTACCGCGGCTACCGCCGTCTATCAA GCATGGCGTGCCACCCGCCTGTGCCCATGTCTGAGCTGGAGGAACACGTGGAGCATCTGAAAGCCAACGACAACCTCAAGTTCTCTCAGGAGTACGAG tcGATAGACCCCGGTCAGCAGTTCACATGGGAGCACTCCAACCTGGAGGTCAACAAGCCAAAGAACCGCTACGCTAACGTCATTGCATACGACCACTCCCGCGTCATGCTCTCCAGCATCGAGG GCATCCCGGGAGGTGACTACATCAACGCCAACTACATCGATGGCTACCGGCGCCAGAACGCTTACATCGCCACGCAGGGCTCTCTGCCAGAGACGTTCTGCGACTTCTGGCGTCTGGTGTGGGAGCAGCACACAGCCAACATCATCATGATGACCAAGCTAGAGGAGAAGTCACGG gtgAAGTGTGACCAGTACTGGCCCAGCAGAGGTACAGAGACCTACGGCCTCATCCAGGTCACCCTGCTGGACACGGTGGAGCTAGCCACCTACTCCGTCAGGACCTTCGCTCtctataag AGTGGCTCCAGTGAGAAGCGAGAGGTACGTCAGTTCCAGTTCACAGCCTGGCCGGACCATGGCGTGCCCGAGCACCCCACTCCCTTCCTGGCCTTCCTGCGCAGGGTGAAGGCCTGTAACCCTCCAGACGCCGGGCCCATGGTAGTCCACTGCAG TGCCGGCGTGGGCCGCACTGGCTGCTTCATCGTCATCGACGCCATGACGGAGCGCATCAAGCAGGAGAAGACGCTGGACATCTACGGTCACGTGACCCTGATGCGCTCGCAGCGGAACTACATGGTGCAGACGGAGGACCAGTACGTCTTCATTCACGACGCCCTGCTGGAGGCGGTTGCCTGCGGCAACACTGAGGTGCCCGCACGCAACCTCTACGCCTACATCCAGCGGCTGACCCAGATGGAGCCCGGCGAGAACGCCACGGGCATGGAGCTGGAGTTcaag CGATTGGCCAGTGCGATGGCGCACACCTCCCGCTTTGTGAGCGCCAACCTGCCCTGCAACAAGTTCAAGAACCGGTTGGTCAACATCATGCCCTATGAGACCACCCGAGTCtgtctgcagccaatcagaggggtggagggctcaGACTACATCAATGCCAGCTTCATAGACGGATACAG gcaacAGAGGGCCTATATTGCTACCCAGGGTCCACTGGCAGAGACTACAGAGGACTACTGGCGGATGCTCTGGGAACACAACTCCACCATCGTAGTCATGCTCACCAAGCTGAGGGAGATGGGACGg gagaaGTGTCACCAGTACTGGCCAGCTGAGCGCTCAGCACGATACCAGTACTTTGTGGTGGACCCAATGGCAGAGTACAACATGCCCCAGTACATCCTTCGAGAGTTCAAAGTCACTGAtgccagg GATGGCCAATCACGGACAGTTCGTCAGTTTCAGTTCACTGATTGGCCAGAGCAAGGAGTGCCAAAGTCAGGCGAGGGATTCATTGATTTCATTGGCCAAGTGCACAAAACGAAAGAGCAGTTTGGCCAGGATGGGCCAATAACAGTGCACTGTAG tgCGGGCGTGGGGAGGACGGGGGTCTTCATCACCCTGAGCATTGTGCTGGAGAGGATGCGCTACGAGGGCGTGGTGGACATCTTCCAGACAGTCAAGATGCTGCGGACCCAGAGACCAGCCACGGTACAGACAGag GACCAGTACCAGTTCTGCTACCGGGCCAGTCTGGAATACCTGGGTAGCTTCGACCACTATGCAACATAG